The segment CACCCCCACCCCACGCTGGCTGAGGCGGTGGCCGAGGCGGCACACGCGGCGATGGGTCACGCCATTCACATCTAAAGAGCCTTTTAGGCTGGTGTGAGGCAGAAGTTCAATCAAGACGTTTCCTGACTGAAAGAGAGGATGGCGAGATGCGAAGCGAAGTGGTGATGCCGCAGATGGGAGAGTCGGTGACCGAGGGGACGGTGACCGCGTGGCTCAAAGAGATCGGCGATTTTGTGGAGCGCGATGAGCCGCTCTTCGAGATCACCACCGATAAGGTTGACGCGGAGGTGCCCAGCCCCCTGGCCGGTGTGCTGGTGGAGCGCCTGGCGAAGGTGGGCGACACCGTCGAGATCAACACCGTGGTGGCGGTGCTCGATACCGAAGCGAAACCCGGTGAGGTGAGCGCGGCCTCCAGTGAGACGACTTCGGCACCGGCGAAGGCCGCCTCGGCCAGTAGCGGCGCAACCTCTGCGAGCTCGGGTGGCACCGCCACCGCGCTTGCCTCGCCGCCTGCGGCGGCGACTTCGGCCGCGAGCAGCAACGGGGTGCCCTCCCGGGAGGAGCTTCGTCGCACCCGCTCCACCCCCCTTGTGCGTCGCATCGCGCAGGAGCATGGCATCGCCGATCTGTCGCCGATTGAAGGCAGCGGCATGAGCGGCCGGGTGACCAAAGCCGACATCATGGCCTTCATCGAGTCGGGCGCCCACCAGGGCACCAACGGCTCCACCGGACCGATCGCCTCGCGCGCCTCGCAGCCTGCACAGCAGACCCGTCAGGCGCCGGCCGCCCCGCCCATCACCCTGGGCGATCGCGACCGTTACGAGCCGCTGGGGCCGCAGCGCGCGGCGATTGCTGAGCATATGACCCGCTCGCGCGCCACCAGCGCGCACGCCCACACCATCCACGAGATCGACTTCTCGGCGGTGTTCAAGGCCCGCAAGCGCATGAAGGCCGAGTTTGGGGAGCGGGGCGTCAAGCTCACCTACACCGCCTTTATGGTCAAAGCGGTGGCCGACGCGCTGCGGGCTTATCCCGTGGTCAACGCCTCGCTCGACGGCGACCAGCTCGTCTACCGCGGCGACATCAACATCGGCGTGGCCGTGGCGCTCGATGCCTCGCTGATCGTGCCGGTGGTGCGCAACGTCGATGAACTCAGCCTGCTGGGTGTGGCGCGCTCCATCAACGATCTGGCCGAGCGCGCGCGCAACAAGCGCCTGAAGCCCGATGAGGTTCGGGGCGGCACCTTTACGCTCTCAAACCACGGGATCTTTGGCGCGGAGTTCGGCGTGCCGATTATCAACCAGCCCCAGACGGCGATCATCAGCACCGGCGCCATCAAAAAGCGCGTGGTTGTCGATCAGAAGACCGACGCCATCATGGTGCGCCCCACCGCGATCTTCTGCATGTCCTTCGATCACCGCACCATCGACGGGGCCACCGCCGACGCGTTCCTGGCCCATATCCGCACCACGCTCGAAGGCTGGGAGTAACACCTGCCGCCGGCGATGAATTTGAAACCTTGTCCGCCGGTGCTGA is part of the Lujinxingia vulgaris genome and harbors:
- a CDS encoding dihydrolipoamide acetyltransferase family protein, producing the protein MRSEVVMPQMGESVTEGTVTAWLKEIGDFVERDEPLFEITTDKVDAEVPSPLAGVLVERLAKVGDTVEINTVVAVLDTEAKPGEVSAASSETTSAPAKAASASSGATSASSGGTATALASPPAAATSAASSNGVPSREELRRTRSTPLVRRIAQEHGIADLSPIEGSGMSGRVTKADIMAFIESGAHQGTNGSTGPIASRASQPAQQTRQAPAAPPITLGDRDRYEPLGPQRAAIAEHMTRSRATSAHAHTIHEIDFSAVFKARKRMKAEFGERGVKLTYTAFMVKAVADALRAYPVVNASLDGDQLVYRGDINIGVAVALDASLIVPVVRNVDELSLLGVARSINDLAERARNKRLKPDEVRGGTFTLSNHGIFGAEFGVPIINQPQTAIISTGAIKKRVVVDQKTDAIMVRPTAIFCMSFDHRTIDGATADAFLAHIRTTLEGWE